A region from the Osmerus eperlanus chromosome 11, fOsmEpe2.1, whole genome shotgun sequence genome encodes:
- the b3gat1a gene encoding galactosylgalactosylxylosylprotein 3-beta-glucuronosyltransferase 1 isoform X2 — protein sequence MPKRRDILAVVLIVLPWTLLITVWHQSAIAPLLAIRKDDRAEGRKEGGQASDSKEYCSSDKDIVEVVRTEYVYTRPPPWSDVLPTIHIITPTYSRGVQKAELTRLANTFLHVPNLHWILVEDSQRRTPLVTRLLRDTGLNYTHLNVETPRNYKLRGDTRDPRIPRGTMQRNLALRWLRETFNANSSQAGIVYFADDDNTYSLELFEEMRSTRKVSVWPVAFVGGLRYESPKVNAAGKVYGWKTVFDPHRPFAIDMAGFAINLRLILFKPQAYFKLRGVKGGYQESSLLRELVTLNDLEPKAANCTKILVWHTRTEKPVLVNEGKKGFTDPNVEI from the exons ATGCCGAAGAGAAGAGACATTCTTGCCGTCGTGTTGATAGTGTTACCGTGGACTCTGCTCATCACCGTTTGGCACCAAAGCGCGATCGCGCCGCTGCTCGCCATCCGAAAGG ATGACAGAgccgaggggaggaaggagggcggACAGGCCTCCGACTCCAAGGAGTACTGCTCCTCGGACAAGGACATCGTGGAGGTGGTGAGGACCGAGTACGTGTACACGCGGCCCCCGCCCTGGTCCGACGTGCTGCCCACCATCCACATCATCACCCCCACCTACAGCCGGGGCGTCCAGAAGGCGGAGCTCACCCGGCTGGCCAACACCTTCCTCCACGTCCCCAACCTGCACTGGATCCTGGTGGAGGACTCCCAGAGGAGGACGCCCCTGGTCACCCGGCTCCTCCGGGACACGGGGCTCAACTACACCCACCTCAACGTGGAGACCCCCAGAAACTATAAGCTGAGGGGGGACACCAGAGATCCGCGGATCCCCCGGGGAACCATGCAGAGGAACCTGGCGTTGCGCTGGCTTCGGGAGACCTTCAACGCCAACAGCAGCCAAGCTGGCATCGTGTACTTTGCAGATGACGACAACACCTACAGCCTGGAGCTGTTCGAGGAG ATGAGGTCCACCAGAAAGGTCTCCGTGTGGCCCGTGGCATTCGTGGGCGGGCTACGCTACGAGTCGCCCAAGGTCAACGCAGCAGGAAAGGTGTATGGCTGGAAGACGGTGTTCGACCCCCATCGACCATTTGCCATCGACATGGCGGGCTTCGCCATCAACCTGCGCCTCATCCTCTTCAAACCCCAGGCCTACTTTAAACTGCGGGGGGTCAAGGGGGGCTACCAGGAGAGCAGCCTACTCCGAGAGCTGGTCACTCTCAATGACCTGGAGCCTAAAGCAGCTAATTGCACTAAG
- the b3gat1a gene encoding galactosylgalactosylxylosylprotein 3-beta-glucuronosyltransferase 1 isoform X1, translated as MPKRRDILAVVLIVLPWTLLITVWHQSAIAPLLAIRKACHHLVKEIFIIPERLAVHRHRLADDRAEGRKEGGQASDSKEYCSSDKDIVEVVRTEYVYTRPPPWSDVLPTIHIITPTYSRGVQKAELTRLANTFLHVPNLHWILVEDSQRRTPLVTRLLRDTGLNYTHLNVETPRNYKLRGDTRDPRIPRGTMQRNLALRWLRETFNANSSQAGIVYFADDDNTYSLELFEEMRSTRKVSVWPVAFVGGLRYESPKVNAAGKVYGWKTVFDPHRPFAIDMAGFAINLRLILFKPQAYFKLRGVKGGYQESSLLRELVTLNDLEPKAANCTKILVWHTRTEKPVLVNEGKKGFTDPNVEI; from the exons ATGCCGAAGAGAAGAGACATTCTTGCCGTCGTGTTGATAGTGTTACCGTGGACTCTGCTCATCACCGTTTGGCACCAAAGCGCGATCGCGCCGCTGCTCGCCATCCGAAAGG CCTGTCACCACCTAGTAAAAGAGATCTTTATCATACCAGAGAGGCTTGCAGTCCATCGACACCGACTCGCAG ATGACAGAgccgaggggaggaaggagggcggACAGGCCTCCGACTCCAAGGAGTACTGCTCCTCGGACAAGGACATCGTGGAGGTGGTGAGGACCGAGTACGTGTACACGCGGCCCCCGCCCTGGTCCGACGTGCTGCCCACCATCCACATCATCACCCCCACCTACAGCCGGGGCGTCCAGAAGGCGGAGCTCACCCGGCTGGCCAACACCTTCCTCCACGTCCCCAACCTGCACTGGATCCTGGTGGAGGACTCCCAGAGGAGGACGCCCCTGGTCACCCGGCTCCTCCGGGACACGGGGCTCAACTACACCCACCTCAACGTGGAGACCCCCAGAAACTATAAGCTGAGGGGGGACACCAGAGATCCGCGGATCCCCCGGGGAACCATGCAGAGGAACCTGGCGTTGCGCTGGCTTCGGGAGACCTTCAACGCCAACAGCAGCCAAGCTGGCATCGTGTACTTTGCAGATGACGACAACACCTACAGCCTGGAGCTGTTCGAGGAG ATGAGGTCCACCAGAAAGGTCTCCGTGTGGCCCGTGGCATTCGTGGGCGGGCTACGCTACGAGTCGCCCAAGGTCAACGCAGCAGGAAAGGTGTATGGCTGGAAGACGGTGTTCGACCCCCATCGACCATTTGCCATCGACATGGCGGGCTTCGCCATCAACCTGCGCCTCATCCTCTTCAAACCCCAGGCCTACTTTAAACTGCGGGGGGTCAAGGGGGGCTACCAGGAGAGCAGCCTACTCCGAGAGCTGGTCACTCTCAATGACCTGGAGCCTAAAGCAGCTAATTGCACTAAG